The Candidatus Dormiibacterota bacterium DNA segment AGCAGCTTCGCCACCTCGCTGCGCGGGCTGGCGGCGACCATCGTCATCGACCTCGGGAACCAGCCCTCCCCGTTCGCGCCACCGCTCTTACGAGAGGCCGACGTCATCTTGATCGTCGTCGAACCGGAAATCATCTGCGTCGAGCTCACCCGGCAGTTCCTCGATCGCTTACACGAAACCGGCATACTCAGCCACCGCATCCGGCTGGTCATCTGCAACGCGCACGGCAGCCTGCAGTTGAGTCGCACCGAGACCGCGGCTGCGTTGAAGATGGAGGTGGCAGCGATGATCCTCTACCAGCGCGACGAGTTTTCCGCGGCAAGCAAACGGCGGGTCCCGATCGTCATCCACCATCCGCAGGCGCAGGCCACAACGCAGTTCAACGAGTTGATGCAGGCCCTGTCCGCGGTCTGACGGGCCGCACGCAAAGTAGACTGACGATCATTCCCGCCACTCCTTCTGTTGTTGAGCCGCGCCGCCGCGCCCTCGTGCAGGTTTCCGCCCTTCAGTACCCGGAGTTCCGCCGCTACTTTGTCGGACAGTCGGTGTCCGTGGTTGGCACCTGGATGCAATCGGTGGCGGCTGCCTGGCTCGTCCTCCAGCTCTCGCATGATTCGGCAGTCGCCCTCGCGCTCTTTGGCGCCTGCAGCTATGGTCCCGTGTTGCTCTTCGGTCTTTACGCCGGTACCATCGTCGATCGATTCGCCCATCGGGACGTACTGCTCCTCACGCAGATCGTCTCGCTGGTCGGCGCCGTCCTCTATGCGGTGCTAACCGGTACGCACACCATCGTGCTGCCCATCGTCCTGGTGCTGGCCGCCGCGTTGGGGATCAACCAGGCGCTCTATTTCCCCGCGCGCCAGGCGACGGTCCTCGAGATGGTCGGTCGCGGCGAGCTGGGCAGTGCCGTCGCCCTGAACTCGATCGCCTTCAATCTCGCCCGCATCGTTGGCCCCGCGCTGGGTGGCATCGTGATCGCGACCCTTGGCGTGGCGGCGTGCTTCTGGATCAACGCCATCACCTACCTGGGCGTGATCGTGGCGCTGTTGACGATTCGGCGCCGGCCGCTGACGCCCGGCCCCCCGCAGACGGCGCTTCAGCTCATCGGCGAGGCTTTGCGCTACGTGGCGCGCACCCCCGCTCTTGCCGGACTCTTCGCGCTGCTGTTCGTCGCCGGAACCTTCGGTGCGAACTTCAACCTGGTGCTGCCGCTGTTCACCCGCATCGTCTTGCACGCCAACGCGGACACGCTCGGCTACCTATTTGCTGCGCAAGGCGTGGGGTCGTTGATTGGCGCGCTGACCATGACGCTCGCCGGTGCAGTCTTGCTCGAGCCGCGCCGGATCGCGCTGGGGGCGCTGCTCTTCGCCGCCATGGAGCTGCTGTTCGTCGTGGTCCCAGACTTCACCCAGGCGGTCCTGCTGTTACTCGTGATCGGCTGGTCGTTCGCCGTCTACTCGATCGGCACCAACACCTTCGTGCAGGTGCGCTCTCCGGACCGGATGCAGGGTCGGATGGTGAGCCTCTACTCGGTGTTGTTCATCGGCGTCACACCGATTGGCAATGTCTTCGCCGCCATCGTCGCCCACTTCCTGGGCCCGTCCGCGGCAGTGTGGCTCGGCGGAGCGCTCACGGCGGTGGCCGGCCTCGCCGTCCTCACCTTCTTCCTCTCTAGACCCGATTGAATTCGGTCATGGCCCGCTCAAGACCGTGCTCGATCGTGAAGAGCACGGCGTCAGCGACGCGCGACACCACGTCCGGCATCTGCGCTTGCTCGCCGGCAGTAAAGGGACTCAGGACGTAGTCGGCGCCGTCCCCCGGAGGGCGGCCGATGCCGACTCGAAAACGGATGAAGTCCTGGCTGCCGAAGGATGCGATCAGCGAGTCCATCCCGTGGTTGCCGGCGGAGCTGCCGCCCTTGCGGATGCGCATCCGGCCGAACGGAAGGTCGAGCTCGTCGTGGACGACCAGGGTGCGTTCCAGCGGCACCCCGTACTTTGCCCGCAGGGCTTTGCCCGCCGACCCGGAAAGATTCATCATCGTCTGCGGCTTGGCGAGCACCAGCTCGCGGTCGCCCGCGCGGACGCGGCCGGTGAGCGACTTGGCGGCCCGGTCTGTGACCCTGGCGTTGCTCCTTCGAGCCAGTTCGTCGACGACCAGAAAACCCACGTTGTGCCGGGACTGCTCGTAGTCCTGGCCGGGATTGCCCAGCCCGATCACGAGCCAGCGGTCCGAGGGCAATGGGAGGGCGGGTTTGCGGCGGAACATCGCCCCGTAGCGTAAAGCACGCAAAAGGCGGCCCTGCTGTCGCCGTTGCACTCTCGCCAGCCTTGGGTTTCCTGCACGGTCGCGTCAACGCCCGATCGATTCGCGTCCTCTTATGGGTCGCGGGCCTGTCGTCCCTGCTCCTTGCGATCGCCGGCTGGGTGCTGCCCGCACAGCCGTACCAGGCGCCCTGGGCATGGATCAGCTTCATCGGCATGTGCATCGTTGACGACTTCCTGCTCGGCTCCAAGGAAGACGCCCGTTGGGGCGAGCTTCCCAAGATCGCCCTGTTCGCGGCCATCATCGTGTTCCGGCGCCATCCCGAGATCTCCGTTCTGGTGGCTGGTATGGCCGCGCCGCTCGGCAGTCTCCTGAAGGGGCAAACCTGGTCGACACAGCTGACGGCGACCGCGCAGTGGATCCTCGCGGCGGTCATGGGGGCGGTCACGTTCCGGCTGGTCGGCTTTGATGACACGCCCCATTTCCTGGCCGCGACCGCGGCGTTGATGGTCGTGTACTACGCGCTGGGGCCGGTTCTCAGCGCTCGGCTGCAGGCCACGCTGACCGGAATCGATTTCCGGAGCGCCTTTGCGGTCCATCGGCGGCTCGCCATCACGCTCCTGATGGCCGGCGCGGTGCTCGCCCTTGCCTGGCGCACGACCTCGCTCGAGCCGGCGGCGCTGAAGGTTGCCGACGGCGCGCTCGTCACGGTCGCGGGGATCTTCGTGGGTTTCCTCTTCGGCGGCCGAGCGAGCCGAGTCCTGGCGCCGGGGGCGCCGATTCCGGTCCTGCCGCTCGTGGGCGCGGGCACTCTTCTGTTGCTGAGCGAGGTCACCCCAGGCCCCCTCTCGTGGCTGCTTCCGCTGGGCCTGGCCGTCGTCGCCGCCATCTGGGCGGTCTGGAGGCACATCTACCCGATCGCCTGCGGATCGCTTGGCGCCTATTGCAACGAGGTCGTCCGGGCGGCGAATGGAGGACGGATGCCGGTTGACGGGCACGATGTGCTCTCGGCGGTCACCAGCCGCGCCAAGACCTATGTCCTTGCGGGTTCCGACACGAACTTCGCCTGGCTGGACGATCGCTTCACACTGCCGCCGCCGTTCCCCGGCATCGCCAGTGCGGGGGACATCTTGATCGCGGTCGCTATGGCCTGGTTCGTGGCGATGCTGATGCTGCGCCGTCCGCAAGCGGTTGCCGCCGCGGCCGACGACGCCGAGGAATCCACGGAGCTCGACGACCGGCCAGCAGGCGCCGCGGCAGCCGCCGCCTGAACCCGGATCGAGCCGTTGTCGTTGGTCCGCCCGGCCCTTGTGTGAGGGGGCCGCGCGTGGTTCTTTGATCGGCACATGCGGATCTGGCTGTTGCTGCTCGCGCTCCTGATGCCGGTCGAATCGCACCTTCCGGTCACAGGGTCGGTCCCGGTCGAGCTCTACGAGCTGGCGCCAACAGCGCCGCCTCCGCCGGTGATCAAGGCGCGCTCGGCGATCCTGCTCGACATCGATAGCGGCAAGGTCCTGTTTCAGGTCGATCCGCACGGTCACCACGCCCCGGCCAGCCTGACGAAGGTCGTGACGGCACTCGTCGCTCTCGATCACCTTCGGCCCGACGAGACGGTCGGCGTCCCGCCGTCGATCAACCAGCTTCCCTGGGATTCGACCCGCATGGGACTGCGCGCCGGCGAGCGGCTGACCGTGCGCGACCTTCTCTACGGTTTGTTCCTGAATTCGGGAAACGACGCCGCCATCACCCTGGCCGAGGCCGCCATGCCACGAGCGACCTTCATCGCGCTGATGAACGCCCGGGCGGCCAGGCTCGGCATGGCCGACACGCACTTCGTCAACCCGATCGGTCTCGATGATCCCGACCACTACACGTCAGCCGCCGACCTCGCCAGGGCGGCCACCGAGTTGATGCGAAATTTCCCGGAGGTCGCGGCGATGGCGGCAACGCCCACGGTGACCCTGCCGGCGACCGCCACGCACCACGCCTACGCGCTCTATAACCTCAACGAGCTGGTTCGGAAATATCCGGGCGCCACCGGGCTCAAGACCGGGTGGACCAGTCATGCGGGTGGATGCCTCATTGCCACGGCGGCTCGTGGCGGCCGCCATCTGATGGTGGTCCTGCTGGCGTCCCCTCGCATCTTTGACGAGGCGGCCGCGCTGCTCGATTACGGCTTCGCCAGCTCGTCGTAGCGCCGGCCGGCCCTAAGCTGGCCCTGGTGTGAGCCTGATCTCCAACGTCTTCTTCCGGGTGATGTACCGACGGGGGTTCACTCCGTGGGACAGCGGCGTCTCGCCGCCGGAGCTGGTTGGCGTGATCCAGGCTGCGCCGTCGGTGGCACCGGGCCGTGCTCTCGACCTCGGCTGTGGTACCGGGACGACGTCGGTCTACATGGCGAGCCACGGCTGGGATGTGACGGGCGTTGACTTCGTACCCCGGCCGATTCGCGTCGCCCGCGCCAAGGCGGTGGCGGCCGGGTTATCGGTCGCGTTTCTCGTGGGCGACGTCACGCGCTTGCATGAGCTCCCGATCGAGCCGGGGTTCGACTTGCTCTTCGACCAGGGATGCTTTCATTCGTTGCCGGATCGCGCCCGTCCTGCCTATGTTCGCGAGGTCAGCGGAACGGCTCGCTCCGGGGCGACCTTCCTGCTCTATGCGTTCGGGCGCCAGCCGGATGCGCACCGCCGCCGGTTCTTTCCGAAGGGCATCACACCCGAGGAGGTCCGGGCTCTGTTTGGGGACTTCGAGATGCTCGAGGCGACACCCGGCACCGATCCCTTTGGCTCGCACTGGTACACGTTGCGCCGCCGGTGATGTCCTCAGATTTGATTCGTTTGAAGCGACAGGACCGATGGTAAGCTGACCTGCGCACGCCCCGGCTCGGTGCCGAGGGCGCTTTTCTGCATGGTTCGAAATCGATGACGCAGACCCTGCTCGAATTGCTCGACAGCCTCCCGGCCCGCGACCGGCTCGAGGGCTGGTGGAACGCGCCGGTCGGCACCCTGGACGCACACGGACTTCCCTCCAGCGCCCTGCCGGTCTTCGCGGTCTGGCTCGCGATGCGCGCCCGGCGCCCGGTGCTGGCCCTCGTGCCCGACCCGGAAGGGTCGTTCCAGGAAGCAGGCGCCTGGTTCCGCGAGGATGTCCGAACAGTCGTGTTTCCAGCGGTCGAGACGCTGCCCTTTGACCGCCTCGCGCCCGACG contains these protein-coding regions:
- a CDS encoding MFS transporter, producing MQVSALQYPEFRRYFVGQSVSVVGTWMQSVAAAWLVLQLSHDSAVALALFGACSYGPVLLFGLYAGTIVDRFAHRDVLLLTQIVSLVGAVLYAVLTGTHTIVLPIVLVLAAALGINQALYFPARQATVLEMVGRGELGSAVALNSIAFNLARIVGPALGGIVIATLGVAACFWINAITYLGVIVALLTIRRRPLTPGPPQTALQLIGEALRYVARTPALAGLFALLFVAGTFGANFNLVLPLFTRIVLHANADTLGYLFAAQGVGSLIGALTMTLAGAVLLEPRRIALGALLFAAMELLFVVVPDFTQAVLLLLVIGWSFAVYSIGTNTFVQVRSPDRMQGRMVSLYSVLFIGVTPIGNVFAAIVAHFLGPSAAVWLGGALTAVAGLAVLTFFLSRPD
- the pth gene encoding aminoacyl-tRNA hydrolase is translated as MQRRQQGRLLRALRYGAMFRRKPALPLPSDRWLVIGLGNPGQDYEQSRHNVGFLVVDELARRSNARVTDRAAKSLTGRVRAGDRELVLAKPQTMMNLSGSAGKALRAKYGVPLERTLVVHDELDLPFGRMRIRKGGSSAGNHGMDSLIASFGSQDFIRFRVGIGRPPGDGADYVLSPFTAGEQAQMPDVVSRVADAVLFTIEHGLERAMTEFNRV
- a CDS encoding DUF5317 family protein, encoding MGFLHGRVNARSIRVLLWVAGLSSLLLAIAGWVLPAQPYQAPWAWISFIGMCIVDDFLLGSKEDARWGELPKIALFAAIIVFRRHPEISVLVAGMAAPLGSLLKGQTWSTQLTATAQWILAAVMGAVTFRLVGFDDTPHFLAATAALMVVYYALGPVLSARLQATLTGIDFRSAFAVHRRLAITLLMAGAVLALAWRTTSLEPAALKVADGALVTVAGIFVGFLFGGRASRVLAPGAPIPVLPLVGAGTLLLLSEVTPGPLSWLLPLGLAVVAAIWAVWRHIYPIACGSLGAYCNEVVRAANGGRMPVDGHDVLSAVTSRAKTYVLAGSDTNFAWLDDRFTLPPPFPGIASAGDILIAVAMAWFVAMLMLRRPQAVAAAADDAEESTELDDRPAGAAAAAA
- a CDS encoding D-alanyl-D-alanine carboxypeptidase family protein, which produces MRIWLLLLALLMPVESHLPVTGSVPVELYELAPTAPPPPVIKARSAILLDIDSGKVLFQVDPHGHHAPASLTKVVTALVALDHLRPDETVGVPPSINQLPWDSTRMGLRAGERLTVRDLLYGLFLNSGNDAAITLAEAAMPRATFIALMNARAARLGMADTHFVNPIGLDDPDHYTSAADLARAATELMRNFPEVAAMAATPTVTLPATATHHAYALYNLNELVRKYPGATGLKTGWTSHAGGCLIATAARGGRHLMVVLLASPRIFDEAAALLDYGFASSS
- a CDS encoding class I SAM-dependent methyltransferase encodes the protein MSLISNVFFRVMYRRGFTPWDSGVSPPELVGVIQAAPSVAPGRALDLGCGTGTTSVYMASHGWDVTGVDFVPRPIRVARAKAVAAGLSVAFLVGDVTRLHELPIEPGFDLLFDQGCFHSLPDRARPAYVREVSGTARSGATFLLYAFGRQPDAHRRRFFPKGITPEEVRALFGDFEMLEATPGTDPFGSHWYTLRRR